Proteins from a single region of Mailhella massiliensis:
- a CDS encoding translocation/assembly module TamB domain-containing protein, which produces MNEHKHDDLTEDKAAPQPDEKKTQEKARGGRRLLRRALQLFAGIMILLAAAGGGGLFFLRTQSGEAWLAGMLNGALEKLPGGLSASVESFHGPIPSRGEVSHILLKDKNGVWLEAESLGISLDWSALPGAFVVAELSLEKPQLLRLPVTVPSDEPEEATSSVEPGQAIADAGGLFRRWPSWLPAVRVEHFRINGVSLPQELLGKSLTASLAAEASAGKNGAELSLEVRRNDIVCPPLVLKADFSPEAEGRLTLHSSDLGLLALLPEHAESDGALRFSLEAALSPERITADFSGDMQDTEKEEKNLTAAAQAAFSLRAADLYRGEASLKIDMAPDAALWKIAGQKGGKLTASFNIRTTQKDSLDLHAEADLGLADMAWNETMLSALLGRACTLSSAATVSLGSENLGVTLEKFSFQAERMTMAADGKLALPGKALTADASTRLHAEAVLDDAADISPDLSGKTVFKADISGPMNALSAGVSLSGDRLGLPGLLLEKTDARLDIPHADIPRLLKELPELVAQLEKTAAPRSDATEKTAATPTKEAEKNTLANAENAEEPLPLLAGSLGVSLRANGQKTTLDAAWNVAEHAEKQRPGLLLALDRLSLHLENNVVEGALRALMPFSAPVPEKGTIAALAGTPLPELEGGIKVGIRQWTPLARLSGMKMTGSPLTLEMKLSSLEGQNLELKTSLDRLNIVSGKESLSLAGLKTSLKAKDIWGKPDIDLGADLHTFKLPGLSLARVAAVVKGGEKGIQAHAESHGDIRSEIRLRWKPGEVFVQTLNAEAAPSVLGLAGTKSVGLRLNAPATLRYQEERVSCSSLSLSLLPSGTLNLAGSWTPKKSDVKAALQGLDLGRMRGLVPELPQGMVEGHVSLAGTTQRPSGNFMLNFKNVLIPGSSLPPLDGELTGSLVSGRKRALELALVLPETGRKAMGLDTLLIDLSIPLTSNGSVPLPDMKGRLKGSIALAGELAQIWKLAPTVDQKLSGRLNLNAYISGTPAAPLLTLDAGLDNGSFADIAQGVELRHMKLKAEAEALPLTRNSDRRLEFTFSADDGRKGTLNLSGSLAPYDLALDVEGRMEKLSPLRRQDANVMLSGAFTVSGTALDPSVRADITVDKGQVQLARLPGGDIVTLPIYDPDRKKEEKAPPLKGRLNVRIHIPNQFFLRGYGLECEWKGDIRLRGPVIRPAVTGGIQAVRGTLDILGKRFKLSEGEITFDGGWPVSPALNVVMEYASADITADITLSGTAAKPEIELSSEPELPKDEIISHIMFGQSTNSLSHVQALQLAAGAAELAGFGGGGVMDLGRKVFGLDVLKFNSENDDTADTDTSRTSLEMGTYVRDNVYVGVEQGLGKESETEAVVEIELSPGLEAQAKTSATRTEVGLEWKKNY; this is translated from the coding sequence ATGAACGAACATAAGCATGACGACCTGACCGAAGACAAGGCCGCTCCTCAGCCGGATGAGAAGAAAACGCAGGAAAAGGCACGCGGCGGACGACGCCTGCTTCGCCGTGCTCTGCAGCTTTTTGCCGGAATCATGATCCTTCTTGCCGCTGCCGGGGGAGGAGGCCTTTTCTTTCTCAGAACGCAGAGCGGAGAAGCATGGCTTGCCGGAATGCTGAACGGCGCGCTCGAAAAGCTCCCCGGAGGTTTGAGCGCAAGCGTGGAATCCTTCCACGGGCCGATTCCTTCCCGGGGCGAAGTTTCGCACATTCTTTTAAAGGATAAGAACGGCGTCTGGCTGGAAGCGGAAAGCCTGGGCATTTCCCTCGACTGGTCGGCCCTGCCCGGGGCCTTTGTGGTGGCGGAACTGTCTCTGGAAAAACCGCAGCTTCTGCGGCTGCCCGTAACCGTTCCCTCTGATGAACCGGAAGAGGCAACCTCCTCCGTCGAACCCGGGCAGGCGATTGCCGACGCAGGCGGTCTTTTCCGCCGCTGGCCTTCCTGGCTGCCCGCGGTACGCGTCGAGCATTTCCGCATCAACGGAGTTTCCCTTCCGCAGGAACTGCTCGGCAAAAGCCTGACGGCAAGCCTTGCCGCCGAGGCTTCCGCCGGAAAAAACGGAGCGGAACTTTCCTTGGAAGTTCGTCGCAACGATATTGTCTGTCCGCCCCTTGTGCTGAAGGCGGACTTTTCCCCGGAAGCGGAAGGCAGGCTGACCCTTCACAGCTCCGATCTCGGCCTTCTTGCCCTCCTTCCCGAACATGCCGAGTCTGACGGAGCACTCCGTTTCTCGCTGGAAGCCGCGCTTTCCCCGGAACGTATTACGGCGGACTTTTCCGGCGACATGCAGGATACGGAGAAGGAAGAAAAGAACCTGACGGCTGCGGCACAGGCGGCGTTCAGCCTTCGTGCCGCCGACCTTTACCGGGGAGAAGCCTCGCTGAAGATAGACATGGCCCCTGATGCGGCCCTTTGGAAAATTGCCGGACAAAAAGGCGGAAAGCTCACGGCATCCTTCAACATACGGACGACGCAGAAGGACAGCCTCGACCTGCACGCGGAAGCCGACCTCGGTCTTGCCGACATGGCCTGGAACGAAACCATGCTGTCCGCCCTTCTCGGCAGGGCCTGCACCCTTTCTTCGGCCGCAACGGTCAGCCTCGGAAGCGAAAATCTCGGCGTCACGCTGGAAAAATTTTCGTTTCAGGCCGAACGCATGACCATGGCGGCGGACGGAAAACTTGCCCTTCCGGGCAAGGCCCTGACTGCCGACGCAAGTACACGGCTTCATGCGGAAGCGGTTCTGGACGATGCCGCCGACATATCCCCTGACCTTTCGGGAAAAACCGTTTTCAAGGCGGATATTTCCGGCCCCATGAACGCGCTTTCCGCCGGAGTTTCCCTTTCCGGCGACAGACTCGGCCTTCCCGGCCTGCTGCTGGAAAAGACGGATGCCCGGCTGGATATTCCCCATGCGGATATTCCCCGGCTGTTGAAGGAACTGCCGGAACTTGTTGCGCAACTGGAAAAAACGGCTGCGCCCCGAAGCGATGCGACGGAAAAAACAGCCGCAACACCAACAAAGGAAGCAGAAAAGAACACGCTTGCGAACGCCGAAAATGCGGAAGAGCCCTTGCCTCTTCTTGCAGGCAGCCTCGGCGTATCCCTGCGTGCCAACGGCCAGAAAACCACGCTCGACGCCGCCTGGAATGTGGCGGAACATGCGGAAAAGCAGAGGCCCGGGCTTCTGCTTGCGCTGGACCGGCTTTCCCTGCATCTGGAAAACAATGTCGTGGAAGGAGCCTTGCGGGCGCTTATGCCTTTTTCCGCCCCCGTGCCGGAAAAAGGAACCATTGCGGCCCTTGCGGGTACCCCCCTGCCCGAGCTTGAAGGCGGCATAAAGGTCGGTATCCGGCAGTGGACTCCCCTTGCCCGCCTTTCCGGCATGAAGATGACGGGTTCCCCCCTCACCTTGGAGATGAAGCTTTCCTCCCTTGAAGGGCAGAATCTGGAACTGAAAACTTCGCTGGACCGGCTGAACATCGTTTCCGGGAAGGAAAGTCTTTCCCTTGCCGGCCTGAAAACATCTCTCAAGGCAAAGGATATCTGGGGAAAGCCCGATATCGACCTCGGTGCGGACCTGCACACCTTCAAGCTTCCGGGGCTTTCCCTTGCCCGCGTGGCCGCCGTGGTAAAGGGCGGAGAAAAGGGAATTCAGGCCCATGCGGAAAGTCATGGCGACATACGCTCCGAAATACGGCTGCGCTGGAAGCCCGGAGAAGTCTTTGTGCAGACGCTGAACGCGGAAGCCGCCCCCTCCGTTCTCGGCCTTGCGGGTACGAAATCCGTCGGGCTGAGACTGAACGCCCCGGCAACGCTCCGCTATCAGGAGGAACGCGTTTCCTGCTCCTCCCTGTCCCTTTCCCTGCTGCCCTCCGGCACGCTGAACCTTGCCGGTTCCTGGACGCCGAAAAAATCCGACGTGAAAGCCGCGCTGCAGGGACTGGACCTCGGCCGTATGCGCGGCCTTGTCCCGGAACTTCCTCAGGGTATGGTGGAAGGTCATGTTTCTCTGGCGGGAACGACGCAGCGCCCTTCGGGAAACTTCATGTTAAACTTTAAGAATGTGCTGATTCCCGGTTCCTCCCTGCCTCCGCTGGACGGAGAGCTGACCGGCTCTCTGGTCTCCGGCAGAAAACGCGCGCTGGAACTGGCACTGGTTCTGCCCGAGACCGGCCGGAAGGCGATGGGGCTGGACACCCTGCTCATCGACCTGAGCATTCCCCTCACGTCGAACGGGTCCGTGCCTCTGCCGGACATGAAGGGACGCCTGAAGGGAAGCATTGCCCTTGCCGGAGAACTGGCGCAGATATGGAAGCTGGCGCCCACGGTGGATCAGAAGCTTTCCGGCCGCCTGAATCTGAATGCCTATATTTCCGGCACTCCCGCTGCTCCGCTGCTCACCCTTGACGCAGGGCTGGACAACGGAAGCTTCGCCGACATAGCCCAGGGCGTGGAACTTAGGCACATGAAGCTGAAGGCCGAAGCGGAAGCGCTGCCCCTGACCCGGAACTCGGACAGGAGGCTGGAATTCACCTTCTCCGCCGATGACGGCCGCAAGGGCACGCTGAACCTTTCCGGCTCCCTTGCGCCTTACGACCTGGCACTCGACGTGGAAGGCCGGATGGAGAAACTCTCCCCCCTGCGCAGGCAGGATGCGAACGTCATGCTTTCCGGCGCCTTCACCGTCAGCGGCACGGCGCTCGATCCCTCCGTCCGGGCCGACATCACCGTGGACAAGGGACAGGTGCAGCTTGCCAGACTCCCCGGCGGGGACATCGTCACCCTGCCCATTTATGACCCGGACCGGAAAAAGGAAGAAAAAGCGCCGCCGCTCAAGGGCAGGCTCAACGTACGCATACATATTCCCAACCAGTTCTTCCTCCGAGGATACGGGCTGGAGTGCGAATGGAAGGGAGACATCCGCCTGCGCGGCCCCGTCATCCGGCCGGCGGTCACCGGCGGCATTCAGGCCGTACGCGGAACGCTGGACATTCTCGGCAAAAGGTTCAAACTCTCCGAAGGGGAAATCACCTTCGACGGCGGCTGGCCCGTAAGCCCCGCGCTGAATGTGGTCATGGAATACGCTTCCGCCGACATCACGGCCGACATCACGCTCAGCGGTACCGCCGCAAAGCCGGAAATTGAACTTTCCAGCGAACCCGAGCTGCCGAAGGATGAAATCATTTCCCACATCATGTTCGGCCAGTCGACGAATTCGCTCAGCCATGTACAGGCCCTGCAGCTTGCCGCCGGCGCGGCGGAACTCGCCGGATTCGGCGGAGGCGGCGTCATGGACCTGGGGCGCAAGGTCTTCGGACTGGATGTGCTCAAGTTCAACTCCGAAAACGACGATACCGCCGATACCGACACCTCCCGCACCTCTCTGGAAATGGGCACCTATGTGCGCGACAACGTCTATGTGGGCGTGGAACAGGGGCTGGGAAAGGAAAGCGAAACCGAAGCCGTGGTGGAAATAGAGCTTTCCCCCGGACTGGAAGCCCAGGCAAAGACTTCCGCCACCAGAACGGAAGTAGGCCTGGAATGGAAGAAAAACTACTGA
- the rsmG gene encoding 16S rRNA (guanine(527)-N(7))-methyltransferase RsmG — protein sequence MAKPENCSPSLIRTLCEKEGFLLNEEQASQLAGYLSLLMQWNKRMNLVGARHWRDALDELIMDSFHLSRFLQEHVFPHLPPSPVSWDLGSGAGLPGIPLRMVWQEGSYWMVESRDKRTIFLSTVLARHPLKDTHVFRGRAEQFMEGKKADLIVSRAFMPWKELLHFVQGHLTEGGNIVFLSREPLKAEDSMLWEETASSAYTIGKDKRWFCAFREKNGREETA from the coding sequence ATGGCAAAGCCTGAAAACTGCTCCCCTTCCCTGATACGGACGCTGTGCGAAAAAGAAGGCTTTCTCCTGAATGAGGAACAGGCTTCGCAGCTTGCGGGATACCTTTCCCTGCTCATGCAGTGGAACAAAAGGATGAATCTTGTGGGAGCACGGCACTGGCGGGATGCGCTGGACGAACTCATCATGGACAGCTTCCACCTTTCCCGCTTTCTGCAGGAGCATGTGTTCCCCCATCTTCCTCCCTCGCCCGTTTCGTGGGATCTGGGGTCAGGAGCGGGCCTGCCGGGCATTCCCCTCCGCATGGTGTGGCAGGAAGGAAGCTACTGGATGGTGGAATCGCGCGACAAGCGCACCATTTTCCTTTCCACCGTACTTGCACGTCATCCGCTGAAGGATACGCATGTGTTCAGAGGCAGGGCCGAACAGTTCATGGAAGGAAAAAAAGCCGACCTCATCGTCAGCAGGGCCTTCATGCCCTGGAAGGAGCTGCTCCATTTCGTACAGGGGCACCTGACCGAAGGCGGAAACATCGTTTTTCTTTCCAGGGAACCGCTGAAAGCGGAAGACTCCATGCTCTGGGAGGAAACGGCCTCCTCCGCCTATACCATAGGCAAGGATAAACGCTGGTTCTGCGCCTTCAGGGAAAAAAACGGCAGGGAAGAAACGGCGTAA
- a CDS encoding acyl-[acyl-carrier-protein] thioesterase, whose protein sequence is MSEINLCPENGSDLHLMVRYGEIGENGVATLAALGNWLQEAAGRNADRLGFGEEALLPHGLTWVLTRLALRIVRLPRAGEELVIHTWPSTMDRFGHRGYEVRDGNGTLIVTGTSAWSVMELAGRCMARLPDQLAPKYPAAPRPCEPFACHVIPRIRPEEASRCPLIVRRDDLDINGHVNNTRYLAWILENLPPAPALLHNWKEPLTPRLVDITFRAESFPQDKLECLCAPALAPAGSPQEVFGRPVPCTRLHSIQRSADKGEVCRAITLWEKDPEQQSC, encoded by the coding sequence ATGTCCGAAATAAACCTCTGCCCGGAGAACGGTTCCGATCTGCACCTCATGGTTCGTTATGGGGAAATCGGAGAAAACGGCGTAGCCACGCTTGCCGCGCTGGGAAACTGGCTTCAGGAAGCGGCGGGAAGAAACGCCGACAGACTGGGATTCGGCGAAGAGGCGCTCCTTCCTCACGGACTTACCTGGGTGCTTACACGCCTTGCCCTGCGCATTGTCCGGCTTCCCCGTGCAGGCGAGGAACTCGTCATCCATACCTGGCCCTCCACCATGGACCGCTTCGGTCATCGCGGCTATGAAGTCCGCGACGGAAACGGAACGCTCATCGTCACGGGAACAAGCGCATGGTCGGTCATGGAGCTTGCCGGGCGCTGCATGGCCCGCCTGCCCGATCAGCTCGCGCCGAAGTACCCCGCAGCGCCGCGCCCCTGCGAACCCTTCGCCTGCCACGTCATTCCGCGCATCAGGCCGGAAGAAGCCTCGCGCTGTCCTCTCATCGTACGGAGGGATGATCTGGACATCAACGGGCATGTGAACAATACGCGATACCTTGCCTGGATTCTGGAAAACCTTCCCCCCGCTCCGGCGCTCCTGCACAACTGGAAGGAACCCCTGACGCCCCGCCTTGTGGACATCACCTTCAGGGCCGAGAGTTTTCCGCAGGATAAGCTGGAATGCCTGTGCGCTCCGGCACTCGCCCCTGCCGGCTCCCCGCAGGAAGTGTTCGGCCGCCCCGTGCCCTGTACGCGCCTTCATTCCATACAGAGAAGCGCAGACAAGGGAGAAGTATGCCGTGCCATCACGCTGTGGGAGAAGGACCCGGAGCAGCAATCCTGCTGA
- a CDS encoding glycosyltransferase family 4 protein, translated as MRCIQVVNVRWYNATAWYGVTLAQCLQKAGHESLVAGLAGTPPLLKAKEMGLPTIELPFNSQSPATIVKLWRGMGDLVRSFRPDVVNCHRGEAFVLWALMKKRFGFTLVRTRGDRRLPRGGAVNRWLHCEAADAVIATNSLMTRHFAEALHVPSSRLYTILGGVDTERFHRDEDARHQMRERYGYGDDDIVMGLLGRMDVVKGVKESIEALALARRLSPEARRLRFLVIGFDSEFGTADVARWTRELGLGELGEIVTVTGRVERPEAVISALDFGILASLGSEAIARAALEIMACNVPLISSTTGVMPDLLPARYCFAPGDVPAMAERMVQALDEPWRRELAGICHDRIFRGGLRLEDFLSSTLQVYEEASHRI; from the coding sequence ATGCGCTGCATACAGGTCGTCAACGTCCGCTGGTACAACGCCACCGCATGGTACGGCGTAACGCTTGCGCAATGCCTGCAGAAGGCGGGGCATGAATCCCTCGTGGCCGGACTTGCCGGCACGCCGCCGCTTCTGAAGGCGAAGGAAATGGGGCTTCCCACCATAGAGCTGCCCTTCAACAGCCAGTCTCCCGCAACGATTGTGAAGCTGTGGCGCGGCATGGGCGATCTGGTGCGTTCCTTCAGGCCCGACGTGGTCAACTGCCACAGAGGCGAAGCGTTCGTGCTGTGGGCGCTGATGAAGAAGCGTTTCGGCTTTACGCTGGTGCGTACCCGGGGGGATCGGCGTCTGCCCCGGGGCGGAGCCGTCAACCGCTGGCTGCACTGCGAGGCCGCCGATGCCGTCATCGCCACCAACAGCCTCATGACGCGGCATTTTGCCGAAGCGCTTCATGTTCCTTCCTCCCGCCTGTACACCATTCTCGGCGGGGTGGATACGGAACGTTTCCACCGGGATGAAGATGCCCGGCATCAGATGCGTGAGCGTTACGGGTACGGTGACGACGATATCGTCATGGGACTTCTCGGCCGTATGGACGTTGTGAAGGGCGTCAAGGAAAGTATCGAGGCTCTGGCGCTTGCCCGCAGGCTTTCCCCGGAGGCCCGGCGACTCCGCTTTCTCGTCATCGGCTTTGATTCGGAGTTCGGCACGGCCGATGTGGCCCGCTGGACGAGGGAACTGGGGCTGGGCGAGCTTGGGGAAATCGTCACCGTCACGGGCAGGGTGGAGCGGCCGGAAGCCGTCATTTCCGCTCTGGACTTCGGCATTCTGGCTTCCCTCGGGTCGGAGGCCATCGCCAGGGCGGCTCTGGAAATCATGGCGTGCAACGTGCCCCTCATTTCTTCCACCACGGGGGTCATGCCCGACCTTTTGCCCGCGCGGTACTGCTTCGCTCCCGGCGATGTTCCGGCCATGGCGGAACGCATGGTGCAGGCGCTCGACGAGCCGTGGCGCAGGGAACTGGCCGGAATATGTCATGACCGCATTTTCCGTGGCGGCCTGAGGCTGGAGGACTTTCTTTCCTCCACATTGCAGGTGTACGAAGAGGCTTCACACCGGATCTGA
- the folK gene encoding 2-amino-4-hydroxy-6-hydroxymethyldihydropteridine diphosphokinase yields MIQAFVCLGSNMGDAKAHLARAREEIASLPGIRIASASSLYSTEPQGRKDQPWFFNQVLCVACAEGVTSVQLLDALLEKERLLGRVRDVSDHFGPRVIDMDLLLFGREVRSGDEHLILPHPRMAERAFVLIPLLEIAPDLVMPDGTGVKSLLEKLHYRLEGSSIFQ; encoded by the coding sequence ATGATACAGGCATTTGTCTGTCTGGGGTCCAACATGGGCGACGCGAAGGCCCATCTTGCCCGTGCTCGGGAGGAGATAGCCTCCCTGCCGGGGATTCGCATTGCGTCGGCCTCCTCGCTGTACAGCACGGAACCGCAGGGGCGGAAGGATCAGCCCTGGTTCTTCAATCAGGTGCTGTGTGTCGCATGTGCGGAGGGCGTAACCTCCGTGCAGCTGCTGGACGCACTTCTGGAAAAGGAACGGCTTCTGGGCCGTGTGCGCGATGTTTCCGATCATTTCGGCCCCCGAGTCATTGACATGGATCTGCTTCTTTTCGGCAGGGAAGTCAGAAGCGGGGACGAGCATCTCATTCTTCCCCATCCGCGCATGGCGGAAAGGGCCTTCGTGCTGATTCCGCTGCTGGAAATTGCGCCGGATCTTGTGATGCCGGACGGGACGGGCGTGAAAAGCCTGCTTGAAAAGCTGCATTATCGGCTTGAAGGTTCCTCCATTTTCCAATAG
- a CDS encoding nitroreductase family protein, which translates to MESTDTLTAIFTRRSIRRFAARPVGKAEQNVLLKAAFAAPAAENARTRRIIAVTEREHLDRLPALHPSAGPAREAPLALLVCCDTSSSPQTVFWPQDCAAAAENVMLAARGMGIGSLWCGIHPVEEREAAFMKAFALPGMVRPVCLILLGYPLQDFFEENRYDPHFVRANLWTCAMPEE; encoded by the coding sequence ATGGAAAGCACGGACACGCTCACCGCCATATTCACAAGGCGCAGCATTCGCAGGTTTGCCGCAAGGCCCGTAGGAAAAGCAGAACAAAACGTATTGCTCAAAGCGGCCTTTGCCGCGCCTGCCGCGGAGAATGCCCGCACCAGGCGCATCATAGCCGTTACCGAAAGAGAGCATCTCGACAGGCTGCCCGCACTTCATCCTTCGGCAGGTCCCGCACGCGAAGCCCCGCTTGCGCTGCTCGTCTGCTGCGACACGTCATCTTCTCCGCAGACGGTCTTCTGGCCGCAGGACTGCGCCGCAGCGGCGGAAAACGTCATGCTGGCCGCACGGGGCATGGGCATAGGCTCGCTGTGGTGCGGCATTCACCCCGTGGAAGAACGGGAAGCGGCCTTCATGAAGGCCTTTGCCCTGCCGGGCATGGTGCGCCCGGTATGCCTCATTCTCCTCGGCTATCCGCTTCAGGACTTCTTTGAGGAAAACCGCTACGATCCGCATTTCGTCCGGGCCAATCTCTGGACCTGCGCCATGCCGGAGGAATGA
- a CDS encoding YHS domain-containing protein: MLIKVVIFALVCYVLYRLFMNDNKKRAEKEAQQEKKRMESGEMVQDPVCGTYVDKNSSITVRNGEQTLHFCSYECRQKYIDKFNEQQKLN, translated from the coding sequence ATGCTCATTAAAGTCGTCATTTTCGCTCTGGTTTGCTATGTCCTGTACCGCCTGTTCATGAACGACAACAAGAAGCGGGCCGAAAAGGAAGCCCAGCAGGAAAAGAAGCGCATGGAATCGGGCGAAATGGTGCAGGACCCCGTATGCGGCACCTATGTGGACAAGAACAGCTCCATCACCGTGCGCAACGGCGAGCAGACGTTGCACTTCTGCAGCTACGAATGCCGTCAGAAGTATATCGACAAGTTCAACGAACAGCAGAAGCTCAACTGA
- a CDS encoding autotransporter assembly complex protein TamA, with product MSHTIRQTLFLLGACFLLCPLSGCGLISQTSDRQEESAPLFDSDPMPYVVDIRVEGDGIPELRSSMEKHSQLVLLKAQAPDGLLGLMRRARADEQTAVKLLQSLGYYDGTASAHVAEADKPGGQARVTLTLLPGPRYHMGRTELSYHPAPAPLPPFPGITPAAPPEKLSGLSEDQPAVADNVLAAVDEVPEALHRSGYPEAAVADTRYTLNKSEKTLNADVVVDPGPAAVMGKAVIRGTRKVEPEYLTRLVTWQQGEPWDDRRLQAYRRELQKLGLFRFVDVKPAPADQGTPLEAKNCLNLPVLVDVREASFRTVSAGARYATDTGVGLQGEWQHRNLFGAGEKLTLKTPFAQDRRGVQADFEKPAFGRPDQKFLAGSSYLREDTDAYDTTAFNAYAGMERKISSDWWGSVKIFGEEGSVTRVEQDEYRYASLIFTLRRDTRNNIMNPERGTYLQWDVAPTTGYYNGEFSGVSAKVTASGYYAPFDDDFLVFAARTSAGSFLGVSMANIPPSLRFYCGGGGSVRGYAYQAIGPKDSDGEPRGGRSFHDINLEARFRVTENVGIVPFLDGGMVYERETPRLFQDFQWGAGIGLRYYTPIGPVRLDVAVPLDKTTDDRGYQIYISIGQSF from the coding sequence ATGTCCCACACTATCCGCCAGACTCTGTTCCTGCTGGGCGCATGTTTTTTATTGTGCCCGCTCTCCGGCTGCGGCCTCATCAGTCAGACGTCGGACCGGCAGGAAGAATCCGCGCCGCTTTTCGACAGCGACCCCATGCCCTACGTTGTGGATATCCGTGTGGAAGGGGACGGAATCCCGGAACTTCGTTCCTCCATGGAAAAGCACAGTCAGCTTGTGCTGCTGAAGGCTCAGGCGCCCGACGGCCTGCTCGGCCTGATGCGCAGGGCCCGCGCGGACGAACAGACCGCGGTGAAGCTTCTGCAATCCCTCGGATACTATGACGGCACGGCCTCCGCCCATGTTGCGGAAGCGGACAAACCGGGCGGGCAGGCCCGTGTTACCCTCACCCTTCTGCCCGGCCCGCGTTACCACATGGGCAGAACGGAACTTTCCTATCATCCCGCGCCCGCACCGCTGCCGCCCTTTCCCGGCATAACCCCCGCCGCTCCCCCCGAAAAGCTCTCGGGCCTGAGCGAAGATCAGCCCGCCGTAGCGGACAACGTGCTCGCCGCCGTGGACGAAGTGCCCGAAGCGCTGCACCGTTCCGGCTACCCCGAAGCGGCCGTGGCCGATACCCGATATACGCTGAACAAGTCTGAAAAAACACTGAACGCCGACGTGGTAGTCGATCCCGGCCCCGCCGCCGTCATGGGCAAGGCCGTGATCCGCGGCACCAGAAAGGTGGAACCGGAATATCTTACCCGGCTCGTCACCTGGCAGCAGGGAGAACCCTGGGACGACAGACGGCTCCAGGCCTACCGCCGGGAACTTCAGAAGCTGGGCCTTTTCCGTTTTGTGGACGTGAAACCGGCTCCTGCCGATCAGGGGACTCCTCTGGAGGCAAAGAACTGCCTGAACCTTCCCGTACTGGTGGACGTGCGGGAGGCCAGCTTCCGCACCGTCAGCGCGGGTGCGCGTTACGCCACGGATACGGGCGTGGGGCTTCAGGGCGAATGGCAGCACCGCAACCTGTTCGGCGCGGGGGAAAAGCTGACCTTGAAAACGCCTTTCGCTCAGGACAGGCGCGGCGTGCAGGCCGACTTTGAAAAGCCGGCCTTCGGGCGGCCCGACCAGAAATTCCTGGCCGGTTCCTCCTACCTCAGAGAAGATACCGACGCCTACGACACCACGGCCTTCAATGCCTATGCGGGCATGGAGCGTAAAATTTCCTCCGACTGGTGGGGCAGCGTGAAAATTTTCGGTGAAGAAGGCTCCGTAACCCGGGTGGAGCAGGATGAATACCGTTACGCCAGCCTTATTTTCACCCTGCGAAGAGACACCCGCAACAATATCATGAATCCCGAACGGGGCACCTATCTGCAATGGGATGTCGCGCCCACCACAGGTTACTACAACGGAGAGTTTTCCGGCGTATCCGCCAAGGTGACCGCCTCCGGCTACTATGCTCCCTTTGACGACGACTTTCTGGTGTTCGCGGCAAGAACTTCCGCCGGTTCCTTCCTCGGTGTTTCCATGGCCAACATTCCCCCTTCGCTCCGCTTCTACTGCGGCGGAGGCGGTTCCGTACGCGGATACGCCTATCAGGCCATAGGCCCGAAGGACAGCGACGGCGAACCCAGAGGCGGCAGATCCTTCCACGACATCAATCTTGAAGCACGCTTCCGTGTCACCGAAAACGTGGGCATCGTGCCTTTCCTTGACGGCGGCATGGTCTATGAACGGGAAACTCCGCGCCTGTTTCAGGACTTTCAGTGGGGTGCGGGCATAGGCCTCCGCTACTACACGCCCATCGGCCCCGTGCGCCTCGATGTCGCCGTTCCTCTGGACAAGACGACCGACGACAGAGGATATCAGATCTACATCAGTATCGGACAGAGCTTCTGA
- a CDS encoding amino acid ABC transporter ATP-binding protein, whose translation MNSSVSPLVSLRGVWKSYGALHALRDVSLDVMEGEKVFLIGPSGSGKSTVLRCINRLEIIQKGQILVEGRDIYARDCDICRMRQDMGMVFQSFNLFPHLNVLDNLILSPVRLRGMKRSDAVAVAEELLARIGLADRKFAFPDELSGGQKQRVAIIRALAMKPRLMLFDEPTSALDPEMTGEVLELMGALAREGMTMLVVTHEMNFAREAADRVIFMDQGEILEQGAPGDLFEQPRHPRLRQFLQTLA comes from the coding sequence ATGAATTCTTCCGTTTCTCCCCTTGTCTCCCTGCGCGGAGTATGGAAAAGCTACGGAGCGCTCCACGCTCTGCGCGATGTTTCCCTCGATGTCATGGAAGGGGAAAAGGTATTCCTCATCGGCCCTTCCGGTTCCGGCAAGTCCACGGTACTGCGCTGCATCAACCGCCTGGAGATCATTCAGAAAGGCCAGATTCTGGTGGAAGGCAGGGACATCTATGCCCGCGACTGCGACATCTGCCGTATGCGGCAGGATATGGGCATGGTGTTTCAGTCGTTCAACCTCTTCCCCCACCTGAACGTGCTGGACAACCTCATTCTCTCCCCGGTTCGTCTGCGCGGCATGAAGAGGAGCGATGCCGTGGCCGTGGCGGAAGAGCTGCTTGCGCGCATCGGCCTTGCCGACAGGAAGTTCGCCTTTCCCGATGAACTTTCCGGCGGACAGAAACAGCGGGTCGCCATTATCCGCGCTCTGGCCATGAAACCGCGTCTCATGCTCTTCGATGAGCCGACCTCCGCCCTCGACCCGGAAATGACAGGAGAAGTGCTGGAACTTATGGGGGCGCTCGCCCGGGAAGGCATGACCATGCTGGTGGTGACCCACGAAATGAACTTCGCCCGGGAAGCTGCGGACAGAGTGATCTTCATGGATCAGGGAGAAATCCTCGAACAGGGCGCTCCCGGAGACCTTTTTGAACAGCCCCGTCATCCGAGACTGCGGCAGTTTCTCCAGACACTGGCATAA